TCAGACCATGGCGTTGGTGAGTTCGGTCCATCCGGCCGCGGCCCGCGCTGAGCCCGACCTCGATCCAGTTCGCTGCCCGATAACAAGTCCCTTGGAAACGTGCAGGATCGACCAGCGTCTCC
This sequence is a window from bacterium. Protein-coding genes within it:
- a CDS encoding DUF4338 domain-containing protein: ETLVDPARFQGTCYRAANWIEVGLSAGRGRMDRTHQRHGLSPKKVFLYPLVRGAARRLRQR